The nucleotide window TGTTTGCTGTTAAAACattacttttttttctctcaagttAGGAATAAGAGCAGAAGCTTGGCAAAAGTTTGAAAGTGAACTCAAACCTGTCCGAAAGTTTTACGATGAGAATTCTGATGAGACAATAATTTTTATCCTTGATTCTTATGCTCCGTCGTtaccctctctgccaccagctCAACTCCTCATTACAGCAACTCTGATCCTTGTATTAGCGGTACTGTTGGTGTTGAAGCCATCGAGAAGCAGATCTGTTACTTTTCCTCTTTTTAGGAATATGCAACTCTGGGTCTTAAACTAGATATGAGACAAAGTCTTCTCTGTTGAATTCACTTTTTTCTCTCAATGTgttgaaaatgtttttcttcATATTGATCATAGCGCTTACGTTTGTTTGTTCTATCTTTTCAAATAATGAACCGAGAGGCCCGGTGAGGCCCCGGTGTAGCCTTGCCTTGCGTTAAAGGGCTTTTTGTGAGACGGTGTCATGCTCTCTCGTTCCGGCGCGGCTGCGCGCTTCTTATTATTCATGGGTCTCTCTCCGTTTGTGGAACAGTCCGGGATCAAACAGGCCGATTCGCTACGCCCGACacccactgctgtgtgtgtgtacgtgtggctgagagtgtgtatgtgtgtattaggCTCTTGCACAGTAATGACAGGATTTGTTAAACAGTAAATTAATGAATAATGAAATATCCAGCACGCGCCTGCCTTGCCCGCGGCACAGCGCCCTGAGCGGGAATTACTCTCTGTTGTCTGCTTGCTgggtaacctgtgtgtgtgtgcgtgtgtgtgtgtgtgtgtgtgtgtgtgtgtttatttgtgtgtatctTGATTAGGATAGGGGTATTTTTTACAGGCCCCTTTGCTGAGGGGGTTCCTTAAAGAGGACAGCTCTCTCATGtcctgaaagaaagaaagacagacagacaggcatcttAAAACCTCTAAAATGTTCACAGAATAGCCCTAACCAACCACTTTCCATTtatttgtcctctctctctttctaaagaCAGTGTATTGGCTaaataggctactgaccaatcGTCTCCGAGTAAAAGCCCTAACTTGGTTTGATCACTTGAaaaacttttttgttgttgtggctTTTAGACCAGAGTGGATTGCCTGATCAGGTCGTTTTCGATTAACCGAAGGCTTTATTAAGGCCCAACCTATTGCCTAAAACATGATTGTAAACAGTCATTTTTAGATTTTACCTGGCTATATctgctacatttagtcatttgctACCttcaaaaaatacatatatattttcaaGCCACGCTCTATAAAAAATATGTTTGGTTTTCATGTTATTTCATGGCTTGGTCACAGTTGCCATTACAAATTATAATCTTCATTGGtttaaatatagggctattgtTATTGCTATTGTTTTGTATTGCACACTTTTCTATTTTTTGTTGGTGCAGGCCTATACCTTGTTACACAATATCCTGCACCCATAGCATAATTAAAAACTCATCTAAGTACCACATATAGCTTGTGGAGACTGTTGATGATAGCGCAGCGGATCCTGCCCTTTGTTGAGCTGTGTCGCTTGCGGACATGCGGGTGCTGaactctgcacctgcgtcacGAAGCGTTCCACTCCATGGGTCACACTGCGCCCGCGGGCCACTCTCCCGCCATTAGAATACCAGCGCGAGATTCTCTCCGCAGAACCCAGCCCGCGAGGCACGACTCTATTCCCCTGTGCAAGGGAAGCCTCTATGAAATGACCGCACCACTGGCTTGAAAATACAGCCAATTATCTCTTTGGAATAAGACAATATCCATCACTTCCACTCACTAAAATGGCATGGTGGGTGCATCTGAGGATTTTTTAGTACTATATATGTTACCGAATCCATTATAAATATTTCATCTCCAAAGTATATTTTATGATTAGCAAGGCCTTTGCTAGCTTGGCTACATTATTATTGTCATCGTTTTCGGACTTCTAATATTGtttcatgttattattattggttGTCTAGGAATATTCagctttttgttattattaggTTTATGACTGTTTTACAAATTGTGTTATAGGCCTACTGAAGGCGCCAATAGGCTATAACACTAAATATAACCTAGCCTATAGCGTAAAGGTGCATACTGTAGGCTACAGTTTAGTATTTCGTTTCACAAAGAAGAGTATAAGCAATAGATTATTTTGTTATCAATGGAAGAATATTAGTCTAGATAGGAATTATACATAGGCTGTCTACGGGAAATACATGTCAACATTATGGATTCACTAGCTCTCAGAAAGCAATTTCTAACCCTGTCCTTTCGATTATAACCTACACATTTCGTTGGTATTGTCTCAAATGAATACATCTAAAATAAATACCAAGTAGCTAAATGCTTACGTAATTTACCCTTCACGTTCGAATCACGTGATcgtgtctgattggctgtgtgaATTTATAGGCTCGAATGTGGTCTGACTGGAAGGCCTAACTGCTCTATTACAGTATCACATCGTTTTAAATCCGTTGCGACAAATGTGTTTCTGTGAATAACCCTCTTAACTAAACAGTCTCTCCAGTACACCCGAACGCAAGCAGTTGACTGATGATCATCAGGGACGACCTGAGTCCACATCAATTCAGATCTATTCCAGCTAGAACCAGATCATTTTTCTGATCAGAGGGCATAGACTACAGACACCTATTGTAAAACACATGGTTTATTATCAATGTGATAGAAATTAAATCACTGGACAAGAAGCATGTCtacccatcatcaccaccatgacAACAGCTCTATAGAACAGAAACACACGATGCATCCGATCCCCCGCGGCTcagcgcgcacacgcacaaagGTCAAATCACAGATAAATAGGCCTACTCCGAACGGCACGCGCACCTATTTACAACCTTCCATTAAAttaacataaataaatatttacaCACATTAATGAGAACGTCCCTCTTCATACTCAAGTACAACAAACAGACCTGCCTCTTAGATACCACCCACAGAACTTTAACCATCtcttaactctctctccctctctctcttcctcttcctctccgtctctctctctttcacacacaatcgtctgtctctcacacagagTTGTGGGTCTGCTGCTGATGCAGCTCAGTCTGACAGAGTgcaggcaggggtggggggtgggggggggggtggatggggggggggcaaaatgGACGTAACACAGTCCCAGTATGTCCTCAGGGGAATGAAAAGAATGTAACACAGATGAAAAATCCCTCTGTGCTCTCTGACAGTGGCCCACAGgcagctctctcctcctcctcctcctcctcctctcctcttcctcctcctgttccttttcCCAGCCCTGTGTGTGATAGGCCATTCTCGCTGCAGTAAAGCTGGAATGGCGGTGTGGCGGGACCATCGGCCTGTCAGTCTCCCAGAATCTCCGGGTTCATTTCCGgtgcttctcctctttctctccggcCTTGTTGCCAGGCTCAGAGTGTCGGTTGCCGGGGGGGTTGTTGAGGAACATCTTGTCGAGTCCTTTGAGCGCCTCAGTGAGGTAGTTCTGGAGTGTGGTGAGAGCAGCACAGATGGCGGGCGAACCGAAGCCATGTGTGATGAAGGAGAAGTGGGAGAGGCAGCTTTGGATGCCGGGTTCCAGGATGGGACTGGGCCGGGAGTTCCCCAGTGGAGTCCTGTCCTGGGCCAGCAGGTCTGTGAACTCCTTACACAGCTGTCTGGAAAACACCATCAACACAGGGTCAGCACCGCGTCTGCACAATGTCCCTACAACATATCACAACATCACCGACATCTTCCTAACTCGACACAGATCTTTGCTCGGAACTCATCgcagcctgtttgtctgtctgcgaaagaaaaaaaaatcactgtAGTGTAATACTATCAACAGCGTAGAAGTATTAATTCACACAGAACAGCGGAACATCAATTACCCAGTCCTTGTAAAGTTGTCTTGCGCGTGACAAGACAAGACAACAAAACTCTCATTGCATTTTAATATGATTAAGACTACTGAAAGAATTATATGATCCCTCTATATTTCTTTCtcccacaggcacacacacacacacacacacacacgtacacacacacaaacacgtacacacacacatacacacatgctcccCCTCTGTGGCTTGAGGGCTGGGCTCCAGCTCGTGAGTGACAGACCAGCGAGAGCTCAgctggggtaggagagggggtaggagagggggacaggttgACCCCAGGCTACACTATAGGGTACaactgtttttttgtgtgtacatGAAACGTCCCTGTTCTAAATAATACATTTCAAAGAGGCAGTGCTAACCTATGGGATCATGTTTGAAAACTGAACTTGAAATACTAGCTAGTGCACATATACAAAcgtgtgcacacatgcacgcacacacacaaacacactcacacgtacacacacacacacaaacacactcacacatacacacacacttcctgctgaTTTAGGATTGTTTTTGCACAGAATCATGTGAAGCCTATCCACACAGCAATGTTTATTTTATAAAATGTCCATAGCCAACTCAGAAAGTTATGGAATAAAGATTGTCAATGAATATAAGCCTGTTAAATTTCAAATCACTcactgaactgacatggattCTGCatcttctgtttgtttgtttttaacctAGGATATTTCATCAATTttttaaaaatatttaaatTCGAGTGTGTTAGACTCACTTCGTAGCCAGAAGCATGTTTTTTCGCGCATGCAGCTCGCTGGGGTCTGCGTGCTGCCGATTGAGGTACTCGCTCACTGCTTTGGTGGGGAACTCAGTCTCGCAGATGTAGCCGAAGTCGCGCGCCAAGTGAACCGCTTCTCCTAGGAACAAAAGGTCAAACGACAAAATGAGTGTTGTCTATTGATATAACATAGAATCAGATTGTGGTGTTAAAATCatgaaaaacgtttatttactgtaaataaataatacaaatgtTTATTCTTAAGGAAACAAAATTCACTCAAATGGATTACAAATAAGTGATCAAATTAAATGTAGGCCGATCTGAAAAATACTTTGCAACTCTGGATCCAGAAAATGATAGCTTGCTGGGGGTGGTAACAGACGCAACTAGGGAAATATAGAAATAGTaaagaaatacaaaaatgtACCTTCTACAAGTGATGTTAGTAACGTGACATTCGCTGCCTTGCGTCTCCCTGCGGGTAAATTCAATCCAATCTTCTCCAGTTTTTCTCTCAGTGATCTTCCACCGTTTTTAGACTTGGCTCTACAAACAACAGGAGTGATTATTGATGGGCCTCTTTTTACATGGGACTTGTATTTTTACTTTGCCTGATTTTGTCTTCAGCGATTTCATGGGAGTCTGTTTCCCCAATACATTTGAATGGCTATCCTATATGTGTTAAGATGACAACCATCCTATCCCTTTAGTTGCAGGGTTATGCTCTGACGTATTAGATTTGTTTATCACCCACCAGAAATGCctacagtgtgcgtgtgtctgcgtgcgtgcgccTACCTTCGTAGCACGCCTCCCAGCAGAGAGGCGTTGAGGCACTCGGGCGGAGAGAGTCTCCTCTGAACCTCTCCCACCGTCACCTTGTACTTGGAAGTCGAGCTGAGGAGAGACAGTCGTCCCGGTACAGAACAGAACACCTCGTTGATGTTAACGGAGATCCCTCCGATCAGCCCATCCTTGCCCAGCATCAGCGAGCCAATATTCTTGTGTGGCATTGGAactgaacgagagagagagaggtgaaaatGGCAGATTTGTGTTCTCTTAATTGCATGCGTGAGTGCTGGTTAGACCTCTTGGCAATGCAGGGCCAACTCGACAGATCACGTAAAAAAATTGCCCAATTATTTAACATTTCCATAATATGTTGTGGCAAGAGACTAaatggtaggctacagcatctttaaaaaaaataaaaccatgttaGGGTATAATCCTGTCCGGGCGCACTAGGGCGCGAGAGGCCTAATGATGCGCCTACGAGATGGGCATTTTGGAGGCTTCTGTTATTTAATGTCGCGCGACATTCTCATTATGACTTCATCGATTGTTGATTGACTTGCGCTTTCAAATCGCATTAACCACCTCCCGCCTTTTCCACGGCCGGTTATTCCCACCACAAGGAGCTTCGCCCGATTCGTTTTAATGCTTGCGCTAATGGCTAAGCAGCGCACGGGGCAGCGCGAGGGTTTGATGGCTCCACGGGGGATAATACCGCAGATTAGCTCTAAACGAGCTCACGAGATCTCAATGAGcagtgccatttattacatcaGCGGCTTAAATGCCCCGCGGGGCTCTCACTACTCACATCCGGTAACTAAATCTCCACACACATCATCAGAAAGGGAGTAGCAACAGCTGTCCCTCTTCGGAGTGACAAGATCCAGGACTTTATCTAAAAACCGACAGCTTTTCCCCAACAGTCTGTCGGATTTGGTGTGACTTTCCTCACCTACAGCAAATCTCACCAAGATGTCAGGACCACTGCATCCATGTACAGTGCTGATGGCACACGTTTGTGGTGTACTCTATGGCTTACTTTGAAGCAAGGTTAACTAAACATACGTAGCTTAGCCAAGGCCTTTAAAAAAGCATCCCAATTTAATTGTACACCAATGCCCATGACCAAATAGACACACATATTCTTGAAACACAATCCACTACATGTGTGGCACCTATTACACAATTCGTTACACAATTccaaattgtgtgtgtggtataggtCCAATACAGTAAATGTAGGCCTACCTTTTTTAATGACAGACTGATCCAAAATGTTCATCCCATTGTTGTCTTCCATTGCCTGtaaataaacacacagtgtATTAATTATGAAACTGACACAACAAGTCATTGATGATTTCAttcggggaggggaggggggggggcagtgattAGCCAGATGCTTGGATAATTTAATTTGGCCTTCATGGTTGTCcaaacattcatgttgtttgttCATATATGTCAGGCCACTCAGAAATGATCTGAGATCAACAACTTTATGAATTTGGAAGATTCAAGTTGTGGTAATTTTTCTTGCTACAAAGCTGTCTCCATATGCCTGAAACTGTGACCTTTTACATTATGTGACATAAACACTTTTGGGTTTATATTTATATTCACTTACTGGCTCCATCTTTGAATACGCTCAGGGCTATTTAGAAGGGGCTCGCATAGCATATCCAGGGATTCTAGCTCCAACTTGAAGCCTTACAGCAAAGCTGCGCCTTATTAATATTACTCGGATATAGTTCAAAGGTTTGCCTTACAACTTGTCCATAGGGGAAATAAGAGGTCTACAGAATATAACATGTTATATGTTAATATAAATGTTACATTATTTCCTAGTCTTATGTCAAAGCATACCAACATCATAATTACAAAAAGAATATCtaggaaatacaaatgtataattataattttaggtccctatatgtttattgtatgcaccttcctgccaaagcaaattccttgtctgtgcaaactttcatggcgaataaatcccattttgattctgattctgattcttctgataaaaaaaaatggtgAGCTTGTTGTGTGCTGTTGAGATTACAACCTTTTGGTGAAAATATATGAATAAAGTATTTTGCAGTCACAGTATGCGACACCATCTTAAAAAATACTCAATCATGTctaacttggtgtatggatatAGACATCTCCATTctgaataataatacaaatattaaTACAAATTCTACTTGTGGTACTACTACTCACAAAAATAATAGTAGCAATAATAACTGTAATTTCAAGACGTCTATGTATTTAAGATTGATAATATCATTTATTATGGTTTTATTATGAGGCTATCATCACTGATTACTGTGCGTgggaactaggcctatatagtGTAAAACCGTATATCTTTAAATGTACAAGTGATCATTTACTATTACATTTATATCTAAATCCATTCATAATACAGATAGCATTCGGTGTAATCGTATACCGATTTTGGGTAAACAAATTCAGCTGAGAGATCTGTGGGCTAACACAGAAGTTTAATGCGTGTTTTTCGACATTTCAATGGCGTGGGCCCTCGACACAGACTCACCATGACCACAATCCTTTATATTTTTAAGAAAACATCTGCTTTATAGGCACGTTGATTAAACGTATAAGGTCAATCTCTTTCATTGCAATTTAATTTTAACTTTTGTTTTGGTAGCCTATAGTTTACTGAAAGGTCAGAATATTATGCGGAGTGCAAGGGTGGATGACCTTACCCATCCTGTGGGACTTTTTTCTTTAAATTGTACAGAGCGACCTCCGACACTGACCTGCGAGTCATCCATCCCGTGCAGTCCATGCAGAAGTCCATCGCCCATACTCGCTTCCAGCCCCGGATGTGCGGAGTGGAGCAGCACGTCAGGTCGGCGCACATTCCCGTAGTCCCTCCGCGGGTCTAGACCGGAAAGCTGAGGGAGCGAGGCCCGAGGTTGCGCGAGTAAAGACCCACTCTCCATTCGGTCCCCACTCGTGTCCTGCCTCTGCCGCGCGCCCCAGGCCCCCTGCTGGGTCTGGTGCAGGGAGTTCAGGGCATACGGATCACTAACGTGGGAGTAGGGGTCCTGGCTCTGGTAGTGCGCGAGAGGTTGATACGGTGGTGGGAAGTATGGAGGCTGGAAGTCCGAAGATGGTGCGTGGGACAGCGGTGGCGCACTGGAATATGGTCCCCCGTGCGACACCGATCCCAGCTGGGACAGGCGCGAGCTGTGGCTCGGCACCCCGTCATGCCGGTCCTTATGCGGAAATGGAAAAAAGAAAAGCAAACAGATTAGTGAATAAAATAGATTATGTTTTGAACAACATCATCAACTGTATCTAATCTGTGTCCAAATAAAGCAGACTGAAACGCAACAAAATTCAACATTGTGATTAGTAAAGGCTATTCATACATCtacatttatttaatttgaTTATAGTGTTTTGATGATTAGCACTTAACCCCCCTTTATGGATTTCGTATTCATAATAATTTGCAGAAAAAACTTTTCTGAACAAATGTTTAGGCCTAAACTCACATCTATAATGTGATATAGAAATCTTAACAAAAACATATTCAAAATACACATATATTAACTATAGCATTTATTTTTCTCAAACTGCAGGCAATTGTTAGCATTGTCAATTTGCTGTCAATATCCGCTATCGAGTGGACGAATTTTCAAGAAGTTCCTTCACACTAAGACTCACCGTGGCGGAGTAAGAATGCACTAACATCTGCAGCGTCTGTTCGTGCTACAACGGGGCCCGTTTCGAAAGAAGCAGGTCGAGAATCAGCAGAACAGAGATGCCAATATGAGTCCTCTGCCGCGCGGGCAC belongs to Osmerus eperlanus chromosome 8, fOsmEpe2.1, whole genome shotgun sequence and includes:
- the tfap2b gene encoding transcription factor AP-2-beta isoform X2, giving the protein MLWKLVENVKYEDIYEDRHDGVPSHSSRLSQLGSVSHGGPYSSAPPLSHAPSSDFQPPYFPPPYQPLAHYQSQDPYSHVSDPYALNSLHQTQQGAWGARQRQDTSGDRMESGSLLAQPRASLPQLSGLDPRRDYGNVRRPDVLLHSAHPGLEASMGDGLLHGLHGMDDSQAMEDNNGMNILDQSVIKKVPMPHKNIGSLMLGKDGLIGGISVNINEVFCSVPGRLSLLSSTSKYKVTVGEVQRRLSPPECLNASLLGGVLRRAKSKNGGRSLREKLEKIGLNLPAGRRKAANVTLLTSLVEGEAVHLARDFGYICETEFPTKAVSEYLNRQHADPSELHARKNMLLATKQLCKEFTDLLAQDRTPLGNSRPSPILEPGIQSCLSHFSFITHGFGSPAICAALTTLQNYLTEALKGLDKMFLNNPPGNRHSEPGNKAGEKEEKHRK
- the tfap2b gene encoding transcription factor AP-2-beta isoform X1, yielding MLVHSYSATDRHDGVPSHSSRLSQLGSVSHGGPYSSAPPLSHAPSSDFQPPYFPPPYQPLAHYQSQDPYSHVSDPYALNSLHQTQQGAWGARQRQDTSGDRMESGSLLAQPRASLPQLSGLDPRRDYGNVRRPDVLLHSAHPGLEASMGDGLLHGLHGMDDSQAMEDNNGMNILDQSVIKKVPMPHKNIGSLMLGKDGLIGGISVNINEVFCSVPGRLSLLSSTSKYKVTVGEVQRRLSPPECLNASLLGGVLRRAKSKNGGRSLREKLEKIGLNLPAGRRKAANVTLLTSLVEGEAVHLARDFGYICETEFPTKAVSEYLNRQHADPSELHARKNMLLATKQLCKEFTDLLAQDRTPLGNSRPSPILEPGIQSCLSHFSFITHGFGSPAICAALTTLQNYLTEALKGLDKMFLNNPPGNRHSEPGNKAGEKEEKHRK